GTCTTCGAACTCCGCCTGACTCTGCTTCTTGGTCAGCTTCAGTTGAATACCACAAAACGCTACACCGATAGCAGTTGCTATTGATGCAAAGGCAGTGGCAATTGAGCTAACAACATTCCAATCTAACGGCATATCAACGTCTCCTGTATTCCCATGGGGGTGTCGGGTTTGAATCAGCCCACAAGCCTCGTTTTGCAGTCTTCGACTTGGTTTCTTCGACTATCATGGATGGATCTTTGGAATAACGTCTATATACCCATGCCAATCCGAGTTTCACGAGCTCTTTATTCACATACAACCCATCACAGTAGACATGCCCGAGCGTCCGCTTGTATCTATCCAATTCTGGCACTCTGATTTCAGCATTTTTCCCGGCACACATTTGAATAAGGGCATTTTTTGATTTTGTACCAAACGCCTGTTTTTTCTCCGGTGCATCTATTTCTTTTAAGCGGATTCGTACTTGTTCTTTATCCTTCGTTAAGATAATTAAGGTATCACCATCAAGAACACGCACAACCTTTCCGGATAGTGCATATGCATTACTAACAGAAAAGGCTAAACATGCCGCTATGATCAAATTTCCAATTTTCATAATTTTCTCTCAAATATATTGGTTTATTAAATCGCGATTAAATCTTCCACACTCCAACCGTCAGAGCATTCACCGCCATGGTCTAGAGCTTTAGCTATCGTGATATCTAGGCATCCATTGCAGTCAACTTGAAGGCCGACAATCACATAGATACTAGGCCAGTCACTTTTAAACTCATGGTTCAAAGGAAGTCTCACCCGGGCACCAATAATTAATTCTTTACTCGCTATCCGCGCAAAGCTCGATTGGCGACTCTGTCTGTTTCGAGTGTCTTGCATTGCTTTAATCCCTCTCTAAAGAAAACTCTGCCAATAACGATTCATAAAGCGATCGCTGCTCGGTTGTCATTTTTCGAAAACCACAATTTTCATACCCACTGTGTATCCACATATGATGAATTAAGTCTTTCAGCCCCTTGAGTTCATCCCCATCACTGCCAGTCTGCGCAGCCCGGGCAACAAC
This DNA window, taken from Teredinibacter purpureus, encodes the following:
- a CDS encoding thermonuclease family protein, producing MKIGNLIIAACLAFSVSNAYALSGKVVRVLDGDTLIILTKDKEQVRIRLKEIDAPEKKQAFGTKSKNALIQMCAGKNAEIRVPELDRYKRTLGHVYCDGLYVNKELVKLGLAWVYRRYSKDPSMIVEETKSKTAKRGLWADSNPTPPWEYRRR